The following coding sequences are from one Halictus rubicundus isolate RS-2024b chromosome 11, iyHalRubi1_principal, whole genome shotgun sequence window:
- the LOC143358898 gene encoding SKA complex subunit 1 isoform X2: MSRNVSKISNGMNELRKQLCDIRDRNKEFQELLLLMQILDDKIVHMERNVPPQLIHNYHHTKDEYNHVLKEILSYNAEESANDDSDVESGKEPIIKNCKKILFKEHDVYPTIALISDDEFNTIPKYIIGRQSLETVNSLVNSINQVLKAKYMLLSMDKAQVRKQGNMNLYLHYKKQDLDICSKNEYLYFFTNEDYEMYTKTKLNRIKLNLITVLRHCKRLREHRVRNDLRYVIITQW, translated from the exons ATGTCTAGAAATGTTTCAAAGATTTCTAATGGCATGAACGAATTAAGGAAACAATTGTGCGATATTCGCGATCGAAATAAGGAATTTCAG GAATTATTATTGCTGATGCAAATCTTGGATGACAAAATTGTTCACATGGAGAGGAACGTTCCACCCCAATTGATACATAATTACCATCATACCAAGGATGAATATAACCATGTTCTCAAAGAAATATTATCATACAATGCGGAGGAATCAGCAAATGACGACAGTGATGTGGAAAGCGGGAAGGAGCCTATAATAAAAAACTGCAAGAAAATCTTGTTTAAAGAGCATGATGTTTATCCTACGATAGCTTTAATATCTGACGATGAATTCAATACTATTCCAAAGTATATTATTGGAAGACAGTCTTTAGAGACAGTGAATAGTCTGGTAAATTCTATTAATCAGGTTTTGAAAGCGAAGTATATGCTTTTGTCAATGGACAAAGCACAAGTTAGAAAGCAAGGCAATATGAATCTCTATCTTCATTATAAGAAACAAGATTTGGATATTTGTTCTAAGAATG AGTACCTGTATTTCTTCACCAATGAAGATTATGAAATGTACACAAAAACCAAACTTAACAGGATTAAGTTAAACTTAATTACTGTTCTGAGGCATTGTAAAAGATTAAGGGAACATAGAGTGAGGAATGATCTACGATATGTTATAATAACACAATGGTAG